In Carassius carassius chromosome 7, fCarCar2.1, whole genome shotgun sequence, one genomic interval encodes:
- the LOC132144335 gene encoding microfibril-associated glycoprotein 4-like, giving the protein VQVMVFLVALLPAILMSECQDLKDCSDMYNSGEKVSGIYSIYPAGDVPVIVYCEMISDWNDEDNGGWTVIQRRMDGSVNFYRPWDQYKRGFGNVEGEYWLGLENMYKLTINRKYMLRVDLEDFKANKVYALYSSFSVGPEADGYKLHVSGFKNGEAGNSLAYHNDQKFTTLDKDQDLDDKNCARLYLGAFWYNKCHHANPNGVYLWGEDSTFFAIGNVWYTWKNNYYLGMKSITMKIRRVS; this is encoded by the exons GTACAGGTGATGGTGTTTTTGGTGGCTCTTCTACCAGCTATACTGATGAGTGAATGTCAGGATTTAAAAGATTGTTCTGATATGTATAACTCGGGAGAAAAAGTCAGTGGGATCTACTCCATCTATCCAGCAGGTGATGTTCCTGTCATAGTTTACTGTGAGATGATCTCAGATTGGAATGATGAAGACAACGGAGGATGGACG GTGATTCAGAGGAGAATGGACGGCAGTGTGAATTTCTATCGGCCATGGGATCAGTACAAGAGAGGATTTGGGAATGTGGAGGGAGAATATTGGCTGG GGCTGGAGAACATGTACAAGCTGACAATTAACAGGAAGTACATGCTGAGAGTGGATCTGGAGGACTTTAAAGCAAATAAAGTTTATGCTCTGTACTCATCTTTCTCTGTGGGTCCTGAAGCTGATGGGTATAAACTACATGTTTCAGGATTCAAAAATGGAGAAGCAG GCAACTCTCTGGCATACCATAATGATCAGAAGTTCACCACATTGGACAAGGACCAAGACCTCGATGACAAAAACTGTGCCAGACTGTATCTTGGGGCATTTTGGTACAATAAATGTCACCATGCAAATCCCAATGGTGTGTACTTATGGGGAGAAGATTCCACCTTTTTTGCCATTGGAAATGTTTGGTACACCTGGAAGAACAATTATtatcttggtatgaaatccaTCACTATGAAGATCAGACGTGTTTCTTAG
- the LOC132144218 gene encoding microfibril-associated glycoprotein 4-like, with translation MAMKVFAVALLSVLMGLMVSISDGFQPVDCSELYKSGETVSGIYSIYPAGDVPVWVYCEMISDGKDEDNGGWTVIQRRMDGSVNFYRAWNQYKRGFGNVQGEYWLGLENMYQMTRYRSYMLRVDLEDFKANKVFALYSSFSVGPEAYGYKLNVSGFKNGGAGDSLSFHNGQKFTTLDKDQDVRAGNCAKLRLGAFWYKDCLETNPNGVYIRGEDGTHFAIGNVWLKWKKNNVGMKFICMKIRRVS, from the exons ATGGCA ATGAAGGTGTTTGCTGTGGCTCTGCTCTCTGTTTTAATGGGGCTTATGGTGTCCATTTCTGATGGATTCCAACCAGTCGACTGTTCTGAACTTTATAAATCAGGAGAAACAGTCAGTGGGATCTACTCCATCTATCCAGCAGGTGACGTTCCTGTCTGGGTTTACTGTGAGATGATCTCAGATGGGAAAGATGAAGACAACGGAGGATGGACG GTGATTCAGAGGAGAATGGATGGCAGTGTGAATTTCTATCGGGCATGGAATCAGTACAAGAGAGGATTTGGGAATGTGCAGGGAGAATACTGGCTGG GGCTGGAGAACATGTACCAGATGACACGCTACAGGAGTTACATGCTGAGAGTGGATCTGGAGGACTTTAAAGCAAATAAAGTTTTCGCTCTGTACTCCTCTTTCTCTGTGGGTCCTGAAGCTTATGGATATAAACTGAATGTTTCAGGCTTCAAGAATGGAGGAGCAG GCGACTCTTTATCTTTTCATAATGGACAGAAGTTCACCACCTTAGACAAAGACCAAGATGTCCGTGCAGGTAACTGTGCCAAACTTCGTCTCGGGGCATTTTGGTACAAAGACTGCCTGGAGACAAACCCTAACGGTGTGTACATACGGGGTGAAGATGGCACTCATTTCGCTATTGGAAATGTTTGGTtaaaatggaagaaaaataatGTTGGTATGAAATTCATCTGCATGAAGATCAGACGTGTGTCATAG